The Fibrobacter sp. UWB2 genome window below encodes:
- a CDS encoding aminopeptidase, giving the protein MKDPRITQLAENLINNAIALKAGENILIETTDTPDELSTELIKAVAKVGGNAFVHNYNSRVRREVIRSASEEQMKLSADLAMNEMKQMQAYLSIRAMNNAMENCDIDDKKMLAYRTITQDVLNYRVNNTRWCVLRWPNPSMAQGAKMSTEAFEDFYFKACLADYPKMQRAAQALVDLMNRTDKVRLVAQDTDITFSIKDIPAVPCCGNMNIPDGEVYTAPVQGSIEGVIHYNTPTLYEGKQFSNIRLVFKQGKIVEATCETGDNKSLNAIFDTDEGARYVGEFAIGFNPFVLSPMCDILFDEKIAGSIHFTPGMCYEDAPNGNKSAIHWDLVLIMRPEYGGGEIWFDDKLIRKDGLFVVDELKCLNPENLG; this is encoded by the coding sequence ATGAAGGATCCTCGCATTACGCAACTTGCAGAAAATTTGATTAACAACGCCATTGCACTCAAGGCGGGCGAAAATATTTTAATCGAAACGACCGACACGCCGGACGAGCTCTCGACAGAACTCATCAAGGCGGTTGCCAAAGTTGGCGGTAACGCATTTGTCCACAATTACAATAGCCGTGTACGTCGTGAAGTTATTCGCAGCGCATCCGAAGAACAGATGAAGCTTTCTGCGGACCTTGCGATGAACGAGATGAAGCAGATGCAGGCTTATCTCTCCATCCGCGCGATGAACAACGCCATGGAGAACTGCGATATCGATGACAAGAAGATGCTTGCGTACAGGACCATCACGCAGGACGTGCTCAACTACCGCGTAAACAACACACGCTGGTGCGTGCTCCGCTGGCCGAACCCGTCCATGGCTCAGGGCGCAAAGATGAGCACGGAAGCGTTCGAGGACTTCTACTTCAAGGCTTGCCTTGCCGATTACCCGAAGATGCAGCGCGCCGCCCAGGCTCTGGTCGACCTCATGAACAGGACGGACAAGGTGCGTCTTGTGGCGCAGGATACGGACATCACGTTCAGCATTAAGGATATTCCGGCGGTGCCGTGCTGTGGCAACATGAACATTCCCGATGGCGAAGTCTATACGGCGCCGGTGCAGGGGAGTATCGAAGGCGTTATCCATTACAACACGCCGACGCTTTACGAAGGCAAGCAGTTCAGCAATATCCGCCTCGTTTTTAAGCAGGGGAAGATTGTCGAAGCGACTTGCGAAACGGGCGACAACAAGAGCCTGAACGCTATTTTTGATACGGACGAGGGCGCTCGTTATGTGGGCGAATTTGCTATCGGCTTTAACCCGTTTGTGCTTTCTCCGATGTGTGACATCTTGTTCGACGAAAAGATTGCTGGCTCCATCCACTTTACGCCGGGCATGTGCTACGAAGATGCCCCGAATGGGAACAAGTCTGCAATCCATTGGGACTTGGTGCTGATTATGCGTCCTGAATACGGTGGCGGCGAAATCTGGTTCGATGACAAGCTCATCCGCAAGGACGGACTTTTTGTGGTCGATGAACTTAAGTGCTTGAATCCGGAGAACTTAGGATAA